In Cicer arietinum cultivar CDC Frontier isolate Library 1 chromosome 1, Cicar.CDCFrontier_v2.0, whole genome shotgun sequence, one DNA window encodes the following:
- the LOC140921040 gene encoding uncharacterized protein codes for MADIPSSPPLPPPPPFDPPHPNRDPNNLFYIHPNENLFLLLVSPVLDASNYHAWARAMYMYLEMKNKYGYIDGSIKKPDLTASDFSAWKRCNTLVLSWLYHSISPDIVGSILWIDDASVVWQELKNRFSQGDFIRISQITSDLTTVKQGNSTVMAYFTTLKKLSNELFNFRHIPSCTSSSIGLNDNYSSVRFQILLLDPLSPLTKVYSMILQQERQLNIGLLPEPTILAIDSRNSFNKPPNGKPKSTFKPNSGKPQNPRLCTNCKKTNHTVDKCFFLHGFPPGYQTKKIVHNVEFFPHDSTESIHPFTKDQIQGLLALLPSPTSRSTPQDFNTLKRISSAILKNGIYEFVHPISPFNVVANHIPLINVVDTISTVFPLDHV; via the exons aTGGCTGACATACCTTCATCGCCGCCGCTGCCACCTCCTCCTCCTTTCGATCCTCCTCATCCAAATCGAGATCCcaacaatttattttacattcatCCCAATGAAAATCTGTTTCTTCTCTTGGTGTCTCCCGTTTTGGATGCTTCAAACTATCATGCATGGGCTCGTGCGATGTATATGTATCttgaaatgaaaaacaaatatgGCTATATTGATGGTTCAATCAAGAAACCAGATCTTACTGCTTCAGATTTCTCGGCCTGGAAACGTTGCAATACACTTGTTCTTTCGTGGCTCTATCACTCCATTTCCCCCGATATTGTTGGTAGCATTCTTTGGATTGATGACGCATCCGTTGTTTGGCAAGAACTCAAGAACCGATTTTCTCAAGGTGATTTCATTCGCATTTCTCAAATAACTTCAGATTTGACCACCGTTAAACAAGGGAATTCCACGGTCATGGCTTATTTTACAACTCTCAAGAAGCTCTCTAATGAACTCTTCAATTTCAGACACATTCCTTCTTGCACTTCTTCTTCTATTG gtcTTAATGATAATTACTCAAGTGTTCGTTTCCAAATTCTTCTTCTTGATCCTCTCTCTCCCCTTACTAAAGTTTACTCGATGATTCTTCAACAAGAACGCCAATTGAACATTGGTCTTTTGCCCGAACCAACAATCTTAGCTATTGATTCTCGAAATTCTTTTAATAAACCTCCCAATGGTAAACCTAAATCTACTTTTAAGCCAAATTCTGGAAAACCTCAAAACCCTAGATTGTGCACTAATTGCAAGAAAACCAATCATACTGTTGACAAATGTTTCTTTCTCCATGGTTTTCCCCCTGGGTATCAAACCAAGAAAATCGTTCATAATGTTGAATTTTTTCCTCATGACTCTACTGAATCTATTCACCCTTTCACCAAGGACCAAATTCAAGGGTTGTTAGCTCTCCTACCATCACCTACTTCCAGAAGCACTCCGCAG GATTTTAACACTTTGAAGAGGATTAGTAGTGCTATCCTTAAGAATGgaatttatgaatttgttcATCCTATATCTCCATTCAATGTTGTAGCCAACCATATTCCTTTGATCAATGTTGTAGATACTATTTCCACAGTTTTTCCTTtagaccatgtttga